In the genome of Anomalospiza imberbis isolate Cuckoo-Finch-1a 21T00152 chromosome 11, ASM3175350v1, whole genome shotgun sequence, one region contains:
- the CHST13 gene encoding carbohydrate sulfotransferase 13 isoform X2 — MRSTWQGKAGRSPLQALYESDQFEQSSLQAVHQQRREMLSNICSRYTRKRRLLQPDDLRHLVVDDTHGLLYCYVPKVACTNWKRVMMVLTGQGKYQDPLEIPAHEAHVPSNLRTLSEYSVPEINARLRSYLKFVFVREPFERLVSAYRNKFTLSYNTAFHKRYGTKIIRRHRQEPSDRALERGDDVRFEEFVYYLLDPRTQQEEPFNEHWERVHSLCHPCIIHYDVVGKYETLAEDANYILQLVGADTSIKFPASSKTTRTTDDMTAQFFQDISPFYQRRLFNLYKMDYLLFNYSIPSYLRIR, encoded by the coding sequence tttgAGCAGTCATCCCTGCAGGCAGTTCACCAGCAGAGACGGGAGATGTTGAGCAACATCTGCAGCCGTTACACCCGCAAGCGGCGTCTCCTGCAGCCGGACGACTTGCGGCACTTGGTGGTGGACGACACGCACGGGCTGCTGTACTGCTACGTGCCCAAAGTGGCCTGCACTAACTGGAAGCGGGTGATGATGGTCCTGACGGGGCAAGGCAAGTACCAGGACCCCCTGGAAATCCCCGCCCACGAGGCCCACGTGCCCTCCAACCTGCGCACCCTGTCCGAGTACAGTGTTCCCGAGATCAACGCCCGCCTGCGCAGCTACCTCAAGTTTGTCTTCGTGCGGGAGCCCTTCGAGCGGCTGGTCTCGGCCTATCGCAACAAGTTCACGCTCAGCTACAACACGGCTTTCCACAAGCGCTACGGGACCAAGATCATCCGGCGGCACCGGCAGGAGCCCAGCGACCGGGCCCTGGAGCGGGGGGACGACGTGCGCTTCGAGGAGTTCGTGTACTACCTGCTGGATCCGCGGACGCAGCAGGAGGAGCCTTTCAACGAGCACTGGGAGCGGGTGCACTCGCTCTGCCACCCCTGCATCATCCACTACGACGTGGTGGGCAAGTACGAGACTTTGGCCGAAGACGCCAACTACATCCTGCAGCTGGTGGGGGCCGACACGAGCATCAAGTTCCCGGCTTCTTCCAAGACCACCAGGACGACAGACGACATGACAGCCCAGTTCTTCCAGGACATTAGCCCCTTCTACCAAAGGAGACTCTTTAATTTATACAAAATGGACTACTTGCTATTCAATTACTCCATCCCATCATACCTCCGCATCCGGtga